The Streptomyces racemochromogenes DNA segment GCCGCTGCCGGCCGAGATCCTGTACCAGCGGCTGCGCCCGGCGCTGGTGGCGGGCTGCTTCTCGACCGGGCTGCTGACGGCCCGGGCGCTGTACGGGATCCCGGTGGCGCGTACCGGGACGGGGGCGCTGCTGGCGCGCCTGGCCCCGTATCAGAACAGCAACCGGATCCCGCTGACGCTGGTGGACGCGCTGGTCCCGGACCTGCACGGGCCGGCGCAGGACCCGCCGGCGGACCTGGCCGGGCTGGTCGCGGCGGTGGGGTTCACGATGCAGCCGAAGGTGCTGGCCGGGCGCCGGGCGGAGGCGGAGGCCCACCTCGCCCGGCACCTGACCCCGTACGCCCGGCGCTACTTCGGCCGCCGCCGGCTGACCACCCTGGGGCTGCCGGGCGGGATCCCCGCGCAGTTGTCGTTCCTGCCGCGGAGCCCGGCCGTCCGGCGGACGGTGCACCGCCTGCGCAGGAGGCTGGGCGGACGTCTGGGCGGACGGCCGGGCGGGGTCAGCTGACGGCGAGCTTCGCGGCGAAGCCGAGGAAGATCACCCCGGCCGCCGAGGTCGCCCCGGCCGACAGCCGCTTGCGGCGGCGGAAGGCGGCGGACAGGCGGGTGCCCGCGAATATCAGGGTGGACAGGTACAGGAAGCTGACCAGCTGTGAGACCACGCCGAGCAGCAGGAACGACAGCGCCGGGTAGGCGTACCCGGGGTCGACGAACTGCACGAAGAAGGACAGCAGGAAGAGGATGGCCTTCGGGTTGAGCAGGCTGACCAGCAGCGCCCGCCGGTAGGGGCGCTCGGCCGCGCCGGCCGGCTCCTCGCCGGTGACGAGCTCCTCGTGCCGGGCCCGGCGGGTGCGCCACATGCCCCAGGCGGCCCGCATCATGCCGACGGCCAGCCAGCCGAGGTAGCCGGCGCCGAGCACCTTGACCACGGTGAACAGCACCGGACTGGCCTGGAGCAGCGCGCCCGCGCCGACCGCCGCGAGCACCATGAGCACGGTGTCCCCGGTGAACACCCCGCAGGCGGCCTTGTAGCCCTCCTTGATCCCGCGCCGTGAGGCCACGGAGAGCACGTACAGCGAGTTGGGCCCCGGCAGCAGCACGATCAGCACGACGGCGGCGAGATAAGTAGGAAGATCTGTCACACCCAGCATGGGCAGGAGTGTCCCATGAGGACACGCCTGTCGCGCCAGTCCATTTCAGTGGGCGGAACGGGACGGTTCGTAACTGCCCCACACCTCCCGCAGCACCCCGCACACCTCCCCCACCGTGGCCCGCGCCCGCAGGGCCTCCTTCATCGGCGGCAGGACGTTCTCCCGCGTCCCGGCCGCCGCCGCCCGCAGCGCCGCGAGCGCCGCCGAGACCGCGCCGGCGTCCCGCTCGGCCCGCAGCCGGGCCAGGGCCGCGCACTGGCGGGCCTCGATCGCCGGGTCGACCCGCAGCGGCTCGTACGGTTCCTCCCGCTCCAGCGCGAACCGGTTGACGCCGACCACGATCCGCTCCCCGCTCTCCTGCTCGCGGGCGATCCGGTAGGCGCTGGCCTCGATCTCGTCCTTCTGGAACCCGGCCTCGATCGCGGCGACCGCCCCGCCCATGTCCTCGATCCGCCGCATCAGCGCGAGCACGGCCGCCTCCACCTCGTCCGTCATCCGCTCCACCGCGTACGACCCGGCGAAGGGGTCGACGGTCAGCGGCACGTCCGTCTCGTACGCCAGCACCTGCTGGGTGCGCAGCGCGAGGCGGGCCGCCTTCTCGGTGGGCAGGGCGATGGCCTCGTCGAAGGAGTTGGTGTGCAGCGACTGGGTGCCGCCCAGTACGGCGGCCAGCGCCTGCACGCCCACGCGTACGAGGTTCAGCTCGGGCTGCTGCGCCGTCAGCTGCACCCCGGCGGTCTGGGTGTGGAAGCGCAGCATCAGCGACCTGGGGTCGCGGGCCCCGAACTCCTCGCGCATCACGCGGGCCCAGATGCGCCGGGCGGCCCGGAACTTGGCCACCTCCTCCAGCAGGGTGGTCCGGGCGACGAAGAAGAAGGAGAGCCGGGGGGCGAACTCGTCGACGGCCATCCCGGCGGCGAGCGCGGTACGGACGTACGCGACCGCGTCGGCGAGGGTGAAGGCGATCTCCTGCACGGGCGAGGCCCCGGCTTCGGCCATGTGGTAGCCGGAGACGGAGATGGTGTTCCACCTGGGGATCTGCTCGCGGCAGTAGCGGAAGGTGTCGGCGGTCAGCCGCAGGGAGGGGCCGGGCGGGAAGATGTACGTGCCGCGCGCGATGTACTCCTTCAGAACATCGTTCTGTACGGTGCCCGTCAGCTGCCGGCCCGCGATGCCCTGCTCCTCGGCGACGAGCTGGTACATCAGGAGCAGCAGGGCGGCCGGGGCGTTGATGGTCATCGAGGTGGACACCCGGTCGAGGGGGATCCCGGCGAGGAGCGCCCGCATGTCCTCGACCGAGTCGACCGCGACGCCGACCTTGCCGACCTCGCCGTGCGCGAGCGGGGCGTCGGAGTCGTGTCCCATCTGTGTGGGCAGGTCGAAGGCCACGGACAGGCCGGTCCCGCCGCCCGCGATGAGGGCCCGGTAGCGGGCGTTGGACTCGGCGGCCGTGCCGAAGCCGGCGTACTGGCGCATGGTCCAGGGCCGTCCGGTGTACATCGTGGGGTGGATCCCCCGGGTGTAGGGGTACTCGCCGGGACTGCCGAGACGGGCCCGCGGGTCCCATCCCGTCAGGTCCTCGGGGCCGTAGACCGGTGCGACGGGGATTCCGCTCTCGGTGCGCGGCGTGGGACGGGCCATGGGTGGAGCCTCCGTGTCCGTGGAGCCGACGGGCCGGGGGCTGGTAGAACCGCACCGAACCCGCGACGGCCTGGTCACAAGGAGGCAACATCGCGCGTTCGTCCGCAACTGTCCACGCCCGTGAGGCATCACCTAGATACACGACCTTGAACTCGGGGGAACCGCCATGCACCGAAAGAAAGCATTCATCCGTACGCTCGGCCTGGCCGCGGCCGTGGCGTTCGCCGCGACCGCGTGCGGTCCGCAGGGTGCCGGTGCGGGCCCGGCCGCCCCCTCGGCGCCGGCCGGCTCCCCCTCGGCCTCCCCGTCCAAGCAGGACGACAAGCCCGCCTCGCCCTCGCCGTCCGCGCCGGCGTCCTCGTCCGCGCCGTCGGCGCCGGGCACTCCCGGTGCGAAGGCGCTCATGGCCAACGGCGACGAGAGCGAGCAGGTCCGCGAACTCCAGGCGCGGCTGCGCCAGCTCAAGCTGGTGTCGACGGCGCCCACCGCGTTCTACGGCTCGAAGACGACCGCCGCGGTCAAGACCTTCCAGTCGCAGCACGGGCTGCCCGCGACCGGTTCGGTGGACGAGGCCACCTGGCAGAAGGTGCAGGGCCTGACGAAGAAGCCGACCGATGACGAGCTGCGCCCGCCGACCACCAACGAGGTGGACGCCCCGGACCCGCGCTGCATGCAGGGCCGGGTGATGTGCATCAGCAAGGAGAGCCGCACCCTGGCCTGGATGATCGACGGCAAGGTCGTCTCCACGATGGACGTGCGCTTCGGCTCGGAGAACACGCCGACCCGCGAGGGACTGTTCCAGGTGGAGTGGAAGGCGAAGGAGTGGACGTCGACGCTCTACCACACGTCGATGCCGTACTCGATGTTCTTCAGCCAGGGCCAGGCGGTGCACTACTCGTCCGACTTCGCGGCCCGCGGTTACGACGGCGCCTCGCACGGCTGCGTGAACGTCCGGGACAAGAAGAAGCTGTCGGAGCTGTTCGACCAGGTGAAGGTGGGCGACAAGGTCGTCGTCTACTGGTGATCCCGAAGGGGAGAGGGGGCGCGGGCAGGGCCGGGGGAACGTGCCCCGCCCGCGCCGGGTGCGCCGAGCCCAGGGGTACGGGGGGAACCCCGGCTCGTGCGCGGCCGATGACCAGTCGGCTCGATACGTACTGCGCCGGCGGTTCGAAAAGTGTTACAGCCCCCGCACGCGAACCTGAAAAAAGGTTTCAGCGGGTGCGGAAGCCCAGCCCGCCGCTGGTCACCGGGGTCATCGACGGCAGCGGCAGCGGGGCGCTGCCCTGGTCGGCGCCACTGCGCGGGACCGTGCCCTTCGTCGCCCCGTCCAGCAGGGTCGCGCAGAAGCGCTGGACCTTCTCGGCCCCGCCGGCGAGCTTGGAGAGGTACTCGCGCCGGTCGTCGGCGAGCTTCTTCGCCTTGTTGGCGCGGCACAGGTCCTCGGGGCGCGGCTTCTCCGCCTCGATGCCCTGGTTCTTGCCGCTGTCGGCGGTGGCGCCGCCGCCGGCGAACGAGTCGCGGGTGCCGTCGGTGCCCGCCGCTCCGCCGCCGCCACCGCCGCCGCCCGAGGCGGCCGTGCCGGGCGGTACGGGGAGGCTCGGCGCGACGTCGGGGAGCGTACGCGTCTCCGTGCCCGGCGTCCGCGAGGCGTCCGGGCCGCGCGAGAAGCCGTCGACGCCCAGGGAGGGGGTCGGCCGCAGCTGCGGTACGAGGGTGGCGCCGGCGGTGTCCCCGGCGGGCGCCGGGTCCGAGTCGGCGCTGACCGAGACCGCCGGGGCGGGGCCGGCCGTCAGGTGCGCGGCACGGTCCAGCAGGCCGGTGCCGGCGACGGCGGCGATCCCGCCGACGGCGACCGAGGCCAGCGCGGCCGCCAGCCCGAAGCGGGCGGCCGTGACGGGACGCCGCTGCGCGGGTATGCGTACGGGGGGTATCGGCGCGAGGTCGACCACGGGTTCGCGGTCCGCCCCGGGCACGCCGGGGCCGGCCGGGGCGGCAGCCGCCGCCGAGGCCACCGTCGGCGCGGGAGCCTCGGCGCGGGCCGCGCGGAACGCGGCCAGGGCGGCTTCCTCACCGGGCAGTTCTCCCCCTGCTGTGCGGGGGGTCAGGGCGTCGAGGGCGGCGCGCATCCGGGCCGCCTCCGCCCGGGCGCGCGGGTCGGCGCCGGATCCGGCCGGGCCGGGTGTTCCTCCGCGCAGCAGCTCGTCCGCCGTGGCCCTGTCCAGCCACGCGTTGTGCTCGTCGGCCATCACATGTCCTTCTGCGTCCGCCAACGTGAATGCGTCACACCGGTTCGCTCCACCAGGTCCCCCGCCCGCGCGCGCTGCGCGGGCACCGCGTCGAGGTCGCGCTCCCGTGCCTGGTCCCCGGCATTATGGCCGACCCGGGCGCGGGGTTCCGCTTCGTTTTCCGTCCCGCCCGCCGCACCGGCGGGGCCGAGCTCCGCGCTGAGGAGTTCCGCGAGCTTCTTCAGCCCCCGGTGCGCGGCCGTGCGGACCGCGCCGGGGCGCTTGCCGAGGGTCTCGGCGGCGCTCTTGGCGTCGAGGCCGACGACCACGCGCAGGACGACGGCCTCGGCCTGGTCCTGCGGCAGCTGGGCTATCAGCTTCATGGTGCGTCCGGTGGACAGGGCCTCCATGGCCTCGCCGTACGTGTCGGAGTCCGCGGCCCGGCCCGTCAGCTCGGTCTCGTCACCGCCGACGGCGGGACGGCGGCCGCGCATGCGGATATGGTCGAGGGCCCGGTTGCGGGCGATGCGGGCGGCCCAGCCGCGGAAGCGGTCGGCATCGCCGGTGAAGGAGGCGAGGTCGCGGGCGATCTGCAGCCAGGCCTCGGAGGTCACGTCCTCGGCGTCGCCGTCGCCGACGAGCGTGCGTACGTATCCGAGCAGGCGTGGGTGCACGGTGCGGTACACAGTCCGGAACGCGCTCTCGTCGCCGTCCTGTGCCGCGAGCACCGCGGCGGTCAGCTCCGCGTCGTCCCCCAGCAAAGTCCCCAACCCGTTCAACGTCCTGTACGTGTGGCGCAAATCCGCACGTTACGGCTTTCACGTACCTCTCGTCCACGAGTTGTACAACCAGCAACCAAGCCTGCGCGGAGCGGGGTGTGACAGAAAACGCACTCCATACGCTGACATGAATACGGGCTTGTCGCACGAGTCCGTGACGGATGGCGACCGGGGCCTCTCCTGTGGGGGGTGGCGGCCTCGGTCGTCCTCCCCCCTTCCGGGCCCCCGCGGCCCTCCCCAGCCGGGTCAAACCTCCCCGGCCTCATCCTTTCGGCTCACTTCCGGGTGAAATCCCCGTTCCGGCAGGGCACGGCCACCACGAGATCGCTAGCGTGGCGGTACACCCGCGCCCCGCCCCGAGGAGTACTCCGCTGTCCAGCCACCTTCCGGCGCAGGTCCGCGGTCCGGCCTCCGCCCCCGGCGCCGGACTGGCGCGATTCAACTCCCTGCCGCCCGAGACCGCCCGCACCCTCCTGCTGCGCTGCTGCGGCAGCGGGCGCTGGGCCCACCGGGTGGCCGCCCACCGCCCCTACCCGGACACCGCCGCGCTGCAGGCGGCCTGCGAGGAGGCCTCGTACGACCTCTCCCAGGGCGACCTCTCCGAGGCGCTGGCCCGGGAGGCCTCGGCGGAGCTGGGCCAGGGCGCCCCGTACGCCGCGCTCCTCGCGCTCGACGCGGCCCGCGCGGAGTACGAGCGGACCTTCGGGCACGCCTTCGTGATCTGCCTGGACGGGCACCCGCCGGAGGAGCAAGTGGACCAGCTGCTGGCCGCGATCCGCCGGAGGATGGCTCACGAGATCGACGAGGAGCGCTCGATCGCCGCCGAGGAACTGCGCCTGGTGGCCCGCTCCCGGGCCGTCCGGCTGCTGGACCGACTCGCCGGTGCGCGGCCCGGGGACCCGGACGACGGTCTGTCTGCTGCCGATTTCGGGCTATTCGCCCCTGTGGGATAGCCCGTCCGTGCCTGTTTGATCACACCGGCGGACCCCGGGCGAGGGAACCGACAAAGCGTCGCTACGATGTCCGGGGCCGGTGGACCGTACCCGGCCGGGCCCGACCGACAAAGAAGCCGGCTGGCCCCCGCCCCGCTTCCGGAGGGTTTTCCGTGCCGGCTGGAACGTTGTACCGCGGCCGGGAAGGAATGTGGTCCTGGGTGGCTCATCGAGTCACCGGCGTCCTCATTTTCTTCTTCCTGTTCGTACACGTCCTCGACACCGCTCTCGTCCGCGTCTCCCCCGAGGCGTACGACGATGTCGTGGCTACCTACAAGACTCCGATCGTCGCGCTGCTGGAGTACGGCCTCGTCGCCGCAATCCTGTTCCACGCGCTCAACGGTCTCCGTGTCATCGCCGTGGACTTCTGGTCCAAGGGCCCGCGCCACCAGAAGTCGATGCTCTGGTGGGTCGTGGGTATCTGGGTCGTCCTGATGATCGGGGCCCTGTACCCCGTACTGGGCCACGCCTACCTCGAACTGTTCGGGAAGTGACACGCATGTCTTCTGACACTTCTTCCGCCAAGGCGATCGGTGACGTGGAGGGCGTTTCCCTCTACGACACCGACAACCCGGCGCCCTACATCGAGGCCCCGCGCAAGCGCACGGGCAAGACCCCGCGCTCCACCCGCGGCAACTTCGAGATGGCCGCGTGGCTCTTCATGCGCCTCTCGGGCATCGTGCTCGTCGTCCTCGTCATCGGCCACCTCGTCATCCAGCTGGTGCTGGACGGCGGCGTCTCCAAGATCGGCTTCGCCTTCGTGGCCGGCCGCTGGGCGTCCCCGTTCTGGCAGGTCTGGGACCTGCTGATGCTGTGGCTGGCCATGCTGCACGGCTCCAACGGCCTGCGTACCGTCATCAACGACTACGCGGAGCGCGCCAACACGCGGCTGTGGCTGAAGGGCCTGCTCTACACCGCCACGGTGTTCACCATCCTTCTGGGCACGCTGGTGATCTTCACCTTCGACCCGAACATCCGCTAGGCAACGGGGCTGAGGCGAAACCAATGAAGATCCACAAGTACGACACCGTCATCGTCGGTGCAGGTGGCGCCGGCATGCGCGCCGCCATCGAGGCGACGAAGCGCAGCCGCACCGCCGTGCTGACGAAGCTCTACCCCACCCGCTCCCACACGGGCGCCGCGCAGGGCGGCATGGCCGCCGCGCTGGCCAACGTGGAGGACGACAACTGGGAGTGGCACACCTTCGACACGGTCAAGGGCGGTGACTACCTGGTCGACCAGGACGCCGCCGAGATCCTGGCGAAGGAGGCCATCGACGCGGTCCTCGACCTGGAGAAGATGGGCCTGCCGTTCAACCGCACCCCGGACGGCACCATCGACCAGCGCCGCTTCGGCGGCCACTCCCGCAACCACGGCGAGGCGCCGGTCCGCCGGTCCTGCTACGCCGCGGACCGCACGGGCCACATGATCCTCCAGACGCTGTACCAGAACTGCGTCAAGGAGGGCGTGGAGTTCTTCAACGAGTTCTACGTCCTGGACCAGCTCCTGGTCGAGGAGGACGGCGTCAAGAAGTCGGCCGGTGTGGTCGCGTACGAGCTCGCCACCGGCGAGATCCACGTGTTCCAGGCCAAGGCCGTCATCTACGCCTCCGGCGGCACCGGCAAGTTCTTCAAGGTGACCTCCAACGCGCACACCCTCACGGGTGACGGCCAGGCGGCCTGCTACCGCCGCGGCCTGCCGCTGGAGGACATGGAGTTCTTCCAGTTCCACCCGACGGGCATCTGGCGCATGGGCATCCTGCTGACGGAGGGCGCCCGCGGTGAGGGCGGCATCCTCCGCAACAAGGACGGCGAGCGCTTCATGGAGAAGTACGCGCCGGTCATGAAGGACCTCGCGTCCCGTGACGTCGTCTCGCGCTCCATCTACACGGAGATCCGCGAGGGCCGCGGCTGCGGCCCCGCCGGCGACCACGTGTACCTGGACCTGACCCACCTCCCGCCGGAGCAGCTCGACGCGAAGCTCCCGGACATCACGGAGTTCGCGCGCACCTACCTCGGCATCGAGCCCTACACGGACCCGATCCCGATCCAGCCCACCGCGCACTACGCCATGGGCGGCATCCCGACCAACGTCGAGGGTGAGGTCCTGGCGGACAACACCACCGTCGTCCCCGGCCTGTACGCGGCCGGCGAGGTCGCGTGCGTGTCGGTGCACGGCGCCAACCGCCTGGGCACCAACTCGCTGCTCGACATCAACGTCTTCGGCAAGCGCTCCGGCATCGCCGCGGCCAAGTACGCCGCCGAGAACGACTACGTCGAGCTGCCGGAGAACCCGGCGCAGCAGGTCGCCGAGCTGGTCGAGCAGCTGCGCAACTCCACGGGCAACGAGCGGGTCGCCGACCT contains these protein-coding regions:
- the leuE gene encoding leucine efflux protein LeuE, producing the protein MLGVTDLPTYLAAVVLIVLLPGPNSLYVLSVASRRGIKEGYKAACGVFTGDTVLMVLAAVGAGALLQASPVLFTVVKVLGAGYLGWLAVGMMRAAWGMWRTRRARHEELVTGEEPAGAAERPYRRALLVSLLNPKAILFLLSFFVQFVDPGYAYPALSFLLLGVVSQLVSFLYLSTLIFAGTRLSAAFRRRKRLSAGATSAAGVIFLGFAAKLAVS
- a CDS encoding acyl-CoA mutase large subunit family protein, with the protein product MARPTPRTESGIPVAPVYGPEDLTGWDPRARLGSPGEYPYTRGIHPTMYTGRPWTMRQYAGFGTAAESNARYRALIAGGGTGLSVAFDLPTQMGHDSDAPLAHGEVGKVGVAVDSVEDMRALLAGIPLDRVSTSMTINAPAALLLLMYQLVAEEQGIAGRQLTGTVQNDVLKEYIARGTYIFPPGPSLRLTADTFRYCREQIPRWNTISVSGYHMAEAGASPVQEIAFTLADAVAYVRTALAAGMAVDEFAPRLSFFFVARTTLLEEVAKFRAARRIWARVMREEFGARDPRSLMLRFHTQTAGVQLTAQQPELNLVRVGVQALAAVLGGTQSLHTNSFDEAIALPTEKAARLALRTQQVLAYETDVPLTVDPFAGSYAVERMTDEVEAAVLALMRRIEDMGGAVAAIEAGFQKDEIEASAYRIAREQESGERIVVGVNRFALEREEPYEPLRVDPAIEARQCAALARLRAERDAGAVSAALAALRAAAAGTRENVLPPMKEALRARATVGEVCGVLREVWGSYEPSRSAH
- a CDS encoding L,D-transpeptidase family protein translates to MHRKKAFIRTLGLAAAVAFAATACGPQGAGAGPAAPSAPAGSPSASPSKQDDKPASPSPSAPASSSAPSAPGTPGAKALMANGDESEQVRELQARLRQLKLVSTAPTAFYGSKTTAAVKTFQSQHGLPATGSVDEATWQKVQGLTKKPTDDELRPPTTNEVDAPDPRCMQGRVMCISKESRTLAWMIDGKVVSTMDVRFGSENTPTREGLFQVEWKAKEWTSTLYHTSMPYSMFFSQGQAVHYSSDFAARGYDGASHGCVNVRDKKKLSELFDQVKVGDKVVVYW
- a CDS encoding RNA polymerase sigma factor, which gives rise to MLGDDAELTAAVLAAQDGDESAFRTVYRTVHPRLLGYVRTLVGDGDAEDVTSEAWLQIARDLASFTGDADRFRGWAARIARNRALDHIRMRGRRPAVGGDETELTGRAADSDTYGEAMEALSTGRTMKLIAQLPQDQAEAVVLRVVVGLDAKSAAETLGKRPGAVRTAAHRGLKKLAELLSAELGPAGAAGGTENEAEPRARVGHNAGDQARERDLDAVPAQRARAGDLVERTGVTHSRWRTQKDM
- a CDS encoding 2-oxo-4-hydroxy-4-carboxy-5-ureidoimidazoline decarboxylase, yielding MAVHPRPAPRSTPLSSHLPAQVRGPASAPGAGLARFNSLPPETARTLLLRCCGSGRWAHRVAAHRPYPDTAALQAACEEASYDLSQGDLSEALAREASAELGQGAPYAALLALDAARAEYERTFGHAFVICLDGHPPEEQVDQLLAAIRRRMAHEIDEERSIAAEELRLVARSRAVRLLDRLAGARPGDPDDGLSAADFGLFAPVG
- the sdhC gene encoding succinate dehydrogenase, cytochrome b556 subunit; translated protein: MPAGTLYRGREGMWSWVAHRVTGVLIFFFLFVHVLDTALVRVSPEAYDDVVATYKTPIVALLEYGLVAAILFHALNGLRVIAVDFWSKGPRHQKSMLWWVVGIWVVLMIGALYPVLGHAYLELFGK
- a CDS encoding succinate dehydrogenase hydrophobic membrane anchor subunit; translation: MSSDTSSAKAIGDVEGVSLYDTDNPAPYIEAPRKRTGKTPRSTRGNFEMAAWLFMRLSGIVLVVLVIGHLVIQLVLDGGVSKIGFAFVAGRWASPFWQVWDLLMLWLAMLHGSNGLRTVINDYAERANTRLWLKGLLYTATVFTILLGTLVIFTFDPNIR
- the sdhA gene encoding succinate dehydrogenase flavoprotein subunit, which gives rise to MKIHKYDTVIVGAGGAGMRAAIEATKRSRTAVLTKLYPTRSHTGAAQGGMAAALANVEDDNWEWHTFDTVKGGDYLVDQDAAEILAKEAIDAVLDLEKMGLPFNRTPDGTIDQRRFGGHSRNHGEAPVRRSCYAADRTGHMILQTLYQNCVKEGVEFFNEFYVLDQLLVEEDGVKKSAGVVAYELATGEIHVFQAKAVIYASGGTGKFFKVTSNAHTLTGDGQAACYRRGLPLEDMEFFQFHPTGIWRMGILLTEGARGEGGILRNKDGERFMEKYAPVMKDLASRDVVSRSIYTEIREGRGCGPAGDHVYLDLTHLPPEQLDAKLPDITEFARTYLGIEPYTDPIPIQPTAHYAMGGIPTNVEGEVLADNTTVVPGLYAAGEVACVSVHGANRLGTNSLLDINVFGKRSGIAAAKYAAENDYVELPENPAQQVAELVEQLRNSTGNERVADLRLELQETMDANVMVFRTEQTIKTAVEKIAELRARYKNVSVQDKGKRFNTDLLEAIELGNLLDLAEVMAVSALARKESRGGHYREDYPNRDDVNFMRHTMAYREVGADGQDSVRLDYKPVVVTRYQPMERKY